The Micromonospora siamensis genome contains the following window.
AACGGCAGAAGGACCTCGCGACCCAGCTCAAGACCATCGAGGGCGAGCTGGGCGTCCGCGACGCCAAGGTCGGCGAGATCGCCGGGGTGGCGTACCGGACCGGCCGGCTCGGCACGGCCGCGGTGCTGCTCAACAGCGGCAGCCCCGACGCGTTCATGGAACGCGCCGCCACGCTCGACCAGGTGGCCGCCAACGAGGACCGGGCGCTGCGCGGACTGCTCGACACCCGGGACCGGGCCAACCGCACCAAGGTCGCCCTGGACGGCGAGATCGTCGAGCAGCGCAAGCAGGTGCTGGTGATGGCCAAGCGCAAGCAGCAGGCCGAGGAGGCCCTGGAGGTCGCCGCGGCCGAGGCCAAGCGGGAGGCCGCCGCCGCGCGGCGCAGCAGCTCCTCCGGCGGCGGCGACGGCACCGGCGGCACCTCCTCCGCCAACGCCGATCCGGCCCCCCGCAACTCCGACGGCTCGTGGCCGCCCGAGTCCTGCAGCATCGACGACCCCACCCCGGCCAGCGGCTGCATCACCCCGCGCACCCTGCACGCCCTGGAGCAGGCCAAGGCCGCCGGCTTCACCCGGTACGTCTCCTGCCACCGCCCCAGCGGATCCGGCGAGCACCCCAAGGGTCGGGCCTGCGACTTCGCCGCCGAGAAGGGCGGCTTCGGCGGCGACGCCACCGGCGGGGACAAGACGTACGGCGACAACCTGGCCGCCTACTTCATCCGCAACGCCGACCGGCTCGCCGTGCTCTACGTGATCTGGTACCGGCAGATCTGGCTGCCCAGCAGCGGGTGGAAGTCGTACAGCGGGGCCGGTGGGGACCCGTCCAGCGACCACACCAACCACGTGCACCTGTCGGTCTACTGACCGGTCTACGCTCCGGGACGTACGCCGGATGTCGCCGCCCGGGCCACGACGTGGCGGGCCCGGGCGGCGAGCATCGGGAAGCATGAGCCGACTCTCCCCCGCCGGGCGCAAGGCCCTGCTCACCCTGCACCTGGTCACCTCGCTGGGTTGGCTCGGCGCGGACCTGGTGCTGCTCACCCTCGGCCTCGCCGGCTGGCGCGGCGCCGAGCCCACAGTGGTCTATCCGGCGGCCGGACTCCTGGTCACCTACCTCTTCGCCCCGCTGAGCGTGCTGGTCTGGCTGGTCGGCGTGGCCAGTGCCGTGCTCACCCCGTGGGGGCTGCTGCGCTGGCGGTGGGTGCTGGTCAAGCTGGTGCTCACCACGGTCATGCTGGGGCTGGTCCTGCTGCTGCTCACCCCGCGACTGCGGGCGGTCGGCGCGGCGGCGCCGCACCTCGACGGCCATGATCGGGCCGACCTGATCGTCCCGCCGGCGATCTCCACCAGCCTGCTGCTGGTCGCCACGGCCGTCTCGACCTACAAGCCGTGGGGCCGGCGGCGACCGGCGGCCCGGCGACGGAGCTGACCGTCGCGGGTCAGCCGGTGGCCGGGGCGGCGTCCTCCTCCAGCGCCGCGCCGAGCCGGGTGGCCAGCGCCAGGTGCGCCGACCGGGCCTGGCGGAAGGCGTACGCGAACAGCGGCGCCGGCGCGGAGAGGGTGATCTCGACGTCGATCCGGAGCAGCCCGTCGGGCTCCGGGCGCAACCGGGTGTGGTTGCGTACCGTCGTCGCCGGCTGTTGCCGGGCCACCGTGACGATCTCGTCCTCGGTGGCGACCAGGACGTCGGCCTGGTAGGTGACCGGGAAGTGCAGCGGCCCGACCGCCAGCCGATCGGTGATCGCGTAGCTGGCCCGGGCGCCGGGGCGGGGCGGCAGCCGGCGGACCCGGACGATCAGGGGATGCAGCTCCCCCTGCCGGGTCAGGTCGCTCAGCAACGCCAGCGCGTCCGCCACCGTGCACCGCGCCTGCACGGTGTAGCCGAACGTGTCCCGCGTGAGCACCGCGTCTCCCCCACTGGTAGGTGGCCCGATCCTCGCCCACCCACCGGCATCCTGGCAACGGCCGACCGGCCCTGCCCGGGTGCGGGAACTCAGGCCCCGGGCAGCACCTCGGGTCGCGCGCTCTCGGCGAAGTACGGCTCGGGGGCGCCGAAGAGACCGAGCAGCCCGGTGACCCAGAGCTGCCGGTGCACGAACCGGCTGGGCTGGGTGACGGCCAGCTTCACCCCGCTCACCCCGGCGGTCTGGAAGCCGGCGACCATCGCGCTGATGCCGACGGAGTCAAGGAAGGTGACGAGCCGCATGTTCAGCTCGATCCGGGTGGGGCGCCCCTTGGCGAGCACCTCGGCGATCGCCTCGCGCACCTCGTACGCGGTGTCGACGTCGATCTCACCACGCGGGGCGATCTCGACGACACCACCCGACAGAACCGACTTCACGATCGACAGGCTCACGCGAGCACCTCCACCCGCCCTCTCAGGGCGCCTCATCAGTACGCGGGCCGCGACCGAGAGTATTCCTCCGACGGCCTCGGTCGCCACCCCCCGGGGATGAGCAAATTCGCGGACCGGGCACACCGGGGCGCTCCGGAACACGAACATCCGTCCACGGGACGAACGACCCGACCGGGCCGCTCGATCCGCCGCACCAGGGTAGCGGTGCCGTCCCAGGGGTTCGCGCCAACCAGTCTCACCGGCGCGTCCCGCCCGCGCATCCGGGTTTTCCCCGGGGATCCGGCCGGTCCCGTCGGGCCCTCGGGACCGGCCGCGCGTCGGTACATCGACGGATCGGGTTTGCGTGCCACGATCGGTGGGCACAGGCGCAGGGAGCGAAGCGTGACGCGCCGGAAAGAGGTCGTGGTCCGAAGTGGCCGGCCGGCTTCGGCACCCCGAGGAGGTAACCCCATGTTCGCAACGAACCTGCTGGACCGCCGCAACAAGCCCGAGCGGATCGCCGACCAGGCGTGGCAGCACCTCACGTCGGCCGTCTCCTCGGCCGGCGAGAGCGTCCGGGACAGCGCCCGGTCCGCCCGCCGCAACGGGTTCGACCTGGCCGACGGCGCCGGTGACCTGGTCGGCTCCGCGGCCGAGGAGGCCCGCCGCCGCGCCCTGCTGGCGTTCGACGCGCTCGCCGGCCGCCGGCCGGCCCTGCCGTGGACGCTGCTGATCAGCGCCGCGCTGGTCGGTGCCGCCATCGGCTGGGCCGCCGGTACCGCCGCCCGCGCCGCCGGCAGCCAGGGCGACCGGCAGGTCGACGAGATCGAGTTCGTCGACGTGGACCGGCCGAACTCCCCCGTGGGCACCGACGGCTGACCGACCGCCGGCGAGCGGCCACGCCCTGCGACAGGTCGGGGTGGCCTGGGGCATCGGATTGGCCCGGAGCGACCGCGGGCCGGCGTCACGCGCACGAGGGCTGAGCAGGGGTCGGGGCCCGGACCATTGGTCCGGGCCCCGCTCGGTGTCGCCTACCGGGCGACGACGGCCGTGCAGGTGAGCGACGGCACCGGGTTGGCGCCGCTCCAGCTGCCGAGGAAGCCGAACGTGGTGCTGGCCCCGGCGCCCAGGGCGCCGTTCCAGCCGGCGTCGCGCACCACCACCTGGGTGCCCGTCTGGGTGTACGTGCCGTTCCAGAGCTGGGTCAGCTTCTGGCCGTTGGCGTAGTTCCAGGCCACCGACCAGGAGCTGGACGGGGAACCGCCGTTGCGTACGGTCACCTCGCCCTGGAAGCCGCCGGCCCACGAGTTCGTCACCCGGTACGTCGCCGTGCAGCCCCCGGCCGGCACCGGAGTGGTCGGCGTGCCGGTGGGCGAGGGCGACGTGGTGGGCGAGGGCGAGGTGGTCGGGGACGGCGAGGTGGTGGGCGAGGGAGACGTGGTCGGCGAGGGCGACGTGGTCGGGGACGGCGTGCCGCCGAGCGGGTCGGCCACCAGGATGCCCCGGCCGTTGGTGCCCAGGTAGACCCGGCCGTAGACCCGGGGGTCGCCGGTCAGCGCGTCACCGGCGTTGCCGTACTGGTGCTGGTCGTCGTTGATCCGCACCCAGCTCGCCCCGGCGTCGTCGGAGCGGTGGACGCCGTGCCGGCCGTCGACGGTGCCGATCACGAAGACCGTCGGGTGGGTCCGGCCCGGCGCGGCCTTGCCGAAGCCGACGTTGCCGGCGGCGCTCACGGCGGCCAGCTTGGTGAAGGTGGCGCCGCCGTCGGTCGAGCGCCACAGCCCGCCGGAGCCGGTCAGCCACAGCTCGCCCCGCTGGCCGGGTACGGCCTTGAGCCGCCCGGCCGACGGCAGGCCGGTGGCCGCCGTGGCGGTGAAGCTCGCCCCGCCGTCGGTGCTGGCGTAGACCTTCCCGCCGCTCAAGCCGTAGAACCGTTTCGGGTCGACCCGGTCGGCGGCGACCTGCGCGTTCGCCGGGATGCCGGTGGCGGCGGTCCAGGAGGTGCCGAAGCCGGTGGAGACGACCACGGCCGTGCCCGCGTCACCCGGTGCCCAGAGGAACCGGCTGCCGTCGGCCGCCGCGGCGACCGTGCCCCCGTTGGTGAGCCCAGCCGGCTCGGTGCCCTGGAACCAGGTGGTGCCGCCGTCGGTGGAGAAGGCGACGTGGCTGTCGCCCGGCCGGTCGGCATCCTTGAAGCTGCCGGCGCGGACGATCACGCTCGGCTTCGTCTCGGCGTAGTCCAGGTCGTGCGGCCCCCAGCCGGGGTTGGTGTACGTCCAGCCGGGCACCACGTCGAGGTCGTCGTGCTTGAAGCCGGCGATGTCGCCGAGGGCGCTGAGCAGCGGGGCGCCGGACGGTGGGCTGATCAGGTCGAGGACGGCGGTCTCCTCCAGCCCCTTGACCATGGGTCGGATGGTGAACTGACCGCCGGTGTCCCACTTGGTGAGGTCGGTGGTGCCGTAGACGGTGGCGCCGGTGCCGTACATCATCCGGTTGGAGTCGAACGGGTCGATCTCGATCGACTCGTTCATCCAGCCCAGCTTCGGCGAGGTGTCCGGCGGGCTGGGGTTGGCGTTGCCGAAGGTCAACCAGGGCACCGAGGACGCGTCCATCTTGTAGCGGAAGCTACGGTTGGGATAGCCGGCCCAGTCCCAGATCCGGCTCCAGGTGGCGCCGCCGTCGGTGCTGCGCCAGAACACCGCGTCCGGCCACCAGGAGACCTGGGTGCCGACCATCAGCGTGTCCGGGTGCTGCCGGTCGATGGTCAGGCCCGAGTAGCCGAAGGTGTCGTCGGTGCTGGTGGAGGGGACCGGGCTGATCCTGGTCCAGCCGCCGGTGGCCCGGGTGAACTTCCAGACGTCGCCCTTGCCGCCGTCGTACGGGCCGCCGGTGTCGCTGGTGGCGAGATAGAGGTGGCCGCCGACCGGGTCGACGACGCCCTTGTGCGGGATGAAGCCGGTGGGCGCGCCGGGCAGCGGCTGCCAGGTGACGCCCGCGTCGGTGGAGCGGTAGACCGGGTTGGCCTTGTCGGCCACGCCGGCGTAGATGGTCTTCGTCGCGGTGCCGGCCGTACCGGTGGACCTGTCGAAGCTGACCCAGACGACGCCCTGGTTGTCGGCGCCGGTCGACGGGTAGTTGCCGGCGTTGGGGAAGCTGGTCACCCTCGCCCAGGTGACGCCGGAGTCGGTGCTGCGCCACAGCCCGTTGCCGCTGGGCGCGCCGAGGTAGAGCACGCTGTTGCGGTTGGGGTCGACGACCAGCCGCTCGCCCATCCCCCGGCCCGGCATGTTGCCGCCCAGGTGGAACGGCAGCTCGGTGGCCGCCCAGGTGGCGCCCTTGTCGGCGGAGCGCAGGACCGCGCCGTTGTTCGGGTCCCAGCCGTTGGTGTACATGCCGGCGGCGACGTACACCCTGTTGGTCTGGACCGGGTCGGTGGCCAGGCTGACCACGCCGTTCCAGCCCCACTTGTCGGCGCCGACCCAGTCGAGCAGCGGGGTCCACGACTGGCTGGCCTGCTCCCAGCGGTAGGCGCCGCCGATGTCGGTGCGGGCGTAGATCAGGTTCTTCTCGGTGGGGTTGAAGACGATGCCGGGGACGAAGCCACCGCCGTCGATCCGGACGTTGCGCCAGGAGTACGGTTCGGCGGCCGCCGCGGCGGCCGGTGCGGTGGGGGCGGCGGTGAACTGGACGGCGACGACTGCCGCCGCCACGGCCAGCGCGGACGTGACCGCGCCGACGAGACCTCTGCGCATCTGCGCTTCCTCTCGGTTGAACCCGTGTGGTGGGGACGGGAGGCGACGACCGTGCCCGGTGGTGTCGTCGCGCGGGGAGCTGCCCAGGGCTCCCGGTCGGCGTGCTGGCTCCCGCAGCCGAGGGGCATTCACCCTAACCGCTGGCCGGCCCGACATGGAAGCGCTCCCACGGATCGGTGCTCACCCGCTCGGGGCGAGGTCGCCTCACCCGGGACGGCGGCACGATCGGCGCCGGACCGACCCGGAAGGGAGTCACCATGGCCACCTCGACCGTCACCCGCACCGACCAGGACATCCAGACCGACGTCCTCGACGAGCTGACCTGGGAGCCCCGGGTGTCCCCGCACGAGATCGGGGTGACCGTGGCCGAGGGCGTCGTCACGCTGACCGGCTGGGTGGACAGCTACGCCCGGAAGTGGGCCGCCGAACAGGCCGCGCACCGGGTGGCCCGGGTACGGGCCGTCGCCAACGACCTCACCGTCCGGCTGCACCCGGCGGCCGAGCGCACCGACGCCGACCTCGCCCTCGCCGTCGAACGCACCCTGGAGTGGGACGCCTTCGTGCCGGTCGAGCGGATCGAGGTGACCGTCTCCGCCGGCTGGGTCACCCTGCGCGGCGACGTCGACTGGGAGTACCAGCGGCGGGCCGCGCAGCGCACGGTCGGCCGGTTGACCGGCGTGCGCGGGGTGAGCAACGGCATCGCCGTACGGCCCGCCACCCGTGCCGACCGGACCGGCGAAGGTGAGCTGCCGGACCGGATCGTCGACGCGCTGCTGCGCAGCGGGGCCACCGAGGCCGACCGGGTCACCGTCCGGGTGCACGGCGACACCGCGGTGCTGGAAGGGCTGGTCCGCTCGGTGCCCGAGCGCGACGAGGTGGAGCGGATCGTCTGGTCCGCCCCCGGCATCCGCGAGGTGCACAACCACCTGGCCGTGACCGGCTGAGCGGGTGACCGGCCGAGCGGAACCACCCCGCCGGGGTGAGCCGCCCTCACCCGGCCGGGCGGCAGGGTGGGAGGCATGACCGAACTACACGGCCTGATCCCCGCCGGGTCCGCCGCGCCGGACTTCACCCTGCCGGCCACCCCGGACGGGCACCGGACGGGTCCCGGGCGGTACGCCGGCCGACCGGTGGTGCTCGCCTTCTATCCCGCCGACTGGAGCCCGGTCTGCTCCGACCAGATGTCGCTGTACCAGGCGGCGCTGCCGGAGTTCGACCGGTACGACGCGGCGCTGTTCGGCATCTCGGTCGACGGCATCTGGTCGCACCGGGCGTTCGCGCAGCAGCGGGGCATCACCTTCCCGCTGCTGGCCGACTTCGAGCCCAAGGGCGAGGTGTCCCGCCGGTACGGCGCGTACACCGGGCAGGGCGTGTCCGCCCGGGCGCTGGTGGTGCTCGACCCGGCCGGCACGGTGGCCTGGAGCCACCTGTCCCCCGACGACGTCAACCCGGGCGCGGACGGGATCCTCGACGCGCTGGAGCGGCTCACCACCGATCGGCGGGTGACGGTCCAATGACCACGCCGTTGCAGATGACCGCGAAGTTGCGTACCCCGGTGGGCGGGCAGGACCACGTACGCGGTCCGGTCGACGCCCCGGTGACCGTCGTCGAGTACGGCGACTTCCAGTGCCGGTTCTGCGGGGCCGCGTACCCGAACCTCGCCGAACTGAGACGCCAGCGCGCCGAGACGGTGCGGCTGGT
Protein-coding sequences here:
- a CDS encoding coiled-coil domain-containing protein, translated to MPVVGPVRRTAARVAALMVTTLALGTGVGPVTPALAAPAVGPLAAAKAPNGDDEGGTEKLREQLDAASKGWIDARTALARSTKRQKDLATQLKTIEGELGVRDAKVGEIAGVAYRTGRLGTAAVLLNSGSPDAFMERAATLDQVAANEDRALRGLLDTRDRANRTKVALDGEIVEQRKQVLVMAKRKQQAEEALEVAAAEAKREAAAARRSSSSGGGDGTGGTSSANADPAPRNSDGSWPPESCSIDDPTPASGCITPRTLHALEQAKAAGFTRYVSCHRPSGSGEHPKGRACDFAAEKGGFGGDATGGDKTYGDNLAAYFIRNADRLAVLYVIWYRQIWLPSSGWKSYSGAGGDPSSDHTNHVHLSVY
- a CDS encoding STAS domain-containing protein, with the translated sequence MSLSIVKSVLSGGVVEIAPRGEIDVDTAYEVREAIAEVLAKGRPTRIELNMRLVTFLDSVGISAMVAGFQTAGVSGVKLAVTQPSRFVHRQLWVTGLLGLFGAPEPYFAESARPEVLPGA
- a CDS encoding cellulose binding domain-containing protein, whose amino-acid sequence is MRRGLVGAVTSALAVAAAVVAVQFTAAPTAPAAAAAAEPYSWRNVRIDGGGFVPGIVFNPTEKNLIYARTDIGGAYRWEQASQSWTPLLDWVGADKWGWNGVVSLATDPVQTNRVYVAAGMYTNGWDPNNGAVLRSADKGATWAATELPFHLGGNMPGRGMGERLVVDPNRNSVLYLGAPSGNGLWRSTDSGVTWARVTSFPNAGNYPSTGADNQGVVWVSFDRSTGTAGTATKTIYAGVADKANPVYRSTDAGVTWQPLPGAPTGFIPHKGVVDPVGGHLYLATSDTGGPYDGGKGDVWKFTRATGGWTRISPVPSTSTDDTFGYSGLTIDRQHPDTLMVGTQVSWWPDAVFWRSTDGGATWSRIWDWAGYPNRSFRYKMDASSVPWLTFGNANPSPPDTSPKLGWMNESIEIDPFDSNRMMYGTGATVYGTTDLTKWDTGGQFTIRPMVKGLEETAVLDLISPPSGAPLLSALGDIAGFKHDDLDVVPGWTYTNPGWGPHDLDYAETKPSVIVRAGSFKDADRPGDSHVAFSTDGGTTWFQGTEPAGLTNGGTVAAAADGSRFLWAPGDAGTAVVVSTGFGTSWTAATGIPANAQVAADRVDPKRFYGLSGGKVYASTDGGASFTATAATGLPSAGRLKAVPGQRGELWLTGSGGLWRSTDGGATFTKLAAVSAAGNVGFGKAAPGRTHPTVFVIGTVDGRHGVHRSDDAGASWVRINDDQHQYGNAGDALTGDPRVYGRVYLGTNGRGILVADPLGGTPSPTTSPSPTTSPSPTTSPSPTTSPSPTTSPSPTGTPTTPVPAGGCTATYRVTNSWAGGFQGEVTVRNGGSPSSSWSVAWNYANGQKLTQLWNGTYTQTGTQVVVRDAGWNGALGAGASTTFGFLGSWSGANPVPSLTCTAVVAR
- a CDS encoding BON domain-containing protein, translating into MATSTVTRTDQDIQTDVLDELTWEPRVSPHEIGVTVAEGVVTLTGWVDSYARKWAAEQAAHRVARVRAVANDLTVRLHPAAERTDADLALAVERTLEWDAFVPVERIEVTVSAGWVTLRGDVDWEYQRRAAQRTVGRLTGVRGVSNGIAVRPATRADRTGEGELPDRIVDALLRSGATEADRVTVRVHGDTAVLEGLVRSVPERDEVERIVWSAPGIREVHNHLAVTG
- a CDS encoding redoxin domain-containing protein; this translates as MTELHGLIPAGSAAPDFTLPATPDGHRTGPGRYAGRPVVLAFYPADWSPVCSDQMSLYQAALPEFDRYDAALFGISVDGIWSHRAFAQQRGITFPLLADFEPKGEVSRRYGAYTGQGVSARALVVLDPAGTVAWSHLSPDDVNPGADGILDALERLTTDRRVTVQ